A single genomic interval of Spinacia oleracea cultivar Varoflay chromosome 6, BTI_SOV_V1, whole genome shotgun sequence harbors:
- the LOC130463654 gene encoding uncharacterized protein has product MRALVAKNKEGFVNGGIMKSAVNHKDYPKWKRADFMVVSWILSSMNNDLADDFGYIDNAVELWKELNERFRQSNGPLIYQLKKEIDCLNQENMTIVTYYGKLKKLWDGMQSLRAFPTCTCGALKICSCQILKKMAEFEEEEDKMIKFLLGLNGGFEGTVTNVLYMDPLPSINRVFSITQQIEKQKEVNGAEIEKFTGGRKDWKEIKKEKMYKVCTHCKGKGHTVDQCFKLIGLVANVNPASDIGDNPLDEPLHGSGTVSNEILSAICQEVMKAMKGKQIQNGDAAGTSNSYANYAGIISHSFNCTVNTLLNECLWIVDSGACNHMTYDENILINKRTLQKIIRVGLPDGTQMNVDTIGDVILSDKLMLSNDPSSSVLL; this is encoded by the exons ATGAGAGCATTAGTAGCTAAAAACAAAGAAGGATTTGTGAATGGTGGAATAATGAAATCTGCGGTAAATCACAAAGATTATCCTAAGTGGAAACGTGCTGATTTCATGGTAGTTAGTTGGATTTTGAGTTCTATGAACAATGACCTAGCTGATGACTTTGGTTACATTGATAATGCTGTGGAGTTGTGGAAAGAATTAAACGAAAGGTTTAGACAGTCTAATGGACCATTGATTTATCAATTGAAGAAGGAAATTGATTGTTTAAATCAGGAGAATATGACTATTGTTACCTATTATGGTAAGCTGAAGAAATTATGGGATGGAATGCAAAGTTTGAGAGCTTTTCCTACATGCACTTGTGGTGCTTTGAAGATCTGTAGTTGCCAAATTTTGAAAAAGATGgctgaatttgaagaagaagaagacaaGATGATAAAGTTTCTGCTAGGATTAAATGGAGGATTTGAAGGAACTGTGACAAATGTGTTGTATATGGATCCTTTACCAAGTATAAACAGAGTATTTTCTATAACTCAGCAGATAGAGAAGCAGAAAGAAGTCAATGGTGCAGAAATTGAG AAGTTTACTGGTGGAAGGAAAGATTGGAaagaaataaagaaagaaaagatgTACAAGGTTTGTACACATTGCAAAGGGAAAGGGCACACTGTAGATCAATGTTTCAAGCTCATAGG ACTTGTTGCTAATGTGAATCCTGCTTCTGATATTGGAGATAATCCTCTTGATGAACCTTTGCATGGTTCTGGAACTGTAAGCAATGAAATCTTGAGTGCTATTTGCCAAGAGGTCATGAAAGCAATGAAGGGCAAGCAAATACAGAATGGTGATGCTGCTGGAACATCTAATTCTTATGCAAACTATGCAGGTATCATCTCTCATTCTTTTAACTGTACTGTGAATACTTTGCTGAATGAATGCTTATGGATTGTGGATTCTGGAGCTTGTAATCATATGACATATGATGAGAATATTTTGATAAACAAAAGAACACTCCAAAAGATAATTAGAGTTGGTTTGCCCGATGGAACTCAAATGAATGTTGACACTATAGGTGATGTTATCCTTAGTGATAAGCTGATGTTGTCCAAT GACCCTTCTAGTTCAGTGttgctgtaa